A stretch of the Actinomycetota bacterium genome encodes the following:
- a CDS encoding YihY/virulence factor BrkB family protein — MRPPTRWPIVQRAMELSPVRLAVAVVRRGGDDLIGPRSAGLAFYGFLSLFPLLLLGLSVLGFVLDDAQVREWSARIGEAIPGLEALVGRNLETLIRARARIGLLGLVSLLWAAGGGIGALQRGFGAIFRVPDPGFLRARLAVLPAVVILGLLGLAAITVTSAIMTVRIGGAFAVPTRILTLVVASCVAGGVIALAYYLLTPGRSLPLRAHLPGGALGAVAWTGLTLLGSWYVTRVVAQSSALYGSIGAVFGLLVLLQLAATAALYGAELSAVVVERRRGASLGAPPPPDEAT, encoded by the coding sequence ATGCGCCCACCGACCCGATGGCCGATCGTGCAGCGGGCGATGGAGCTGTCCCCCGTCCGCCTCGCGGTCGCCGTCGTTCGGCGCGGCGGCGACGATCTGATCGGACCGCGTTCGGCGGGACTGGCGTTCTACGGGTTCCTCTCCCTGTTCCCGTTGCTGCTCCTCGGCCTCTCGGTGCTCGGGTTCGTCCTCGACGACGCTCAGGTGCGGGAATGGTCGGCGAGGATCGGGGAGGCGATCCCCGGCCTCGAGGCGCTCGTCGGGCGCAACCTCGAGACGTTGATCCGGGCCCGGGCGAGGATCGGGCTCCTGGGTCTGGTGTCGTTGTTGTGGGCCGCGGGAGGCGGGATCGGCGCCCTGCAGCGCGGCTTCGGCGCGATCTTCCGCGTGCCGGATCCGGGCTTCCTCCGGGCACGGCTCGCGGTGCTGCCGGCGGTGGTGATCCTGGGACTGCTCGGACTCGCTGCGATCACCGTGACCTCGGCCATCATGACCGTTCGGATCGGCGGGGCGTTCGCCGTGCCCACCAGGATCCTCACGCTGGTCGTGGCCTCGTGCGTCGCCGGCGGTGTGATCGCCCTCGCCTACTACCTGTTGACACCCGGTCGGTCACTTCCCCTGCGCGCGCACCTGCCCGGCGGTGCGCTGGGAGCGGTGGCGTGGACGGGACTGACCCTGCTCGGGAGCTGGTATGTGACCCGGGTGGTCGCGCAGAGCTCGGCGCTCTACGGCTCGATCGGCGCCGTCTTCGGACTGCTCGTCCTCCTGCAGCTGGCCGCGACGGCGGCCCTGTACGGAGCGGAGCTGTCCGCGGTCGTCGTCGAACGCCGACGTGGTGCGTCGCTGGGTGCGCCACCGCCCCCCGACGAAGCTACCTAG